The sequence CCGCGCGGCTTAATCATGGCACTGGAAAACTCCATTTCtcggaaaaaatattgatttaaactATATATCAAAGAAATGCTTGCACACAAACATCACGGAGAGAAACGTTCGTGGTGCGTCCTTCTTCAGATTTCGGGACATTGATTTTGATACTTTAGCTGAAAAAAAATCAGCAAACACTAACCCTACCCTGCGAGACCTGAGCGTCACTTACACATACAAACACACAAACAATACCCTTAGTCACACAAATTAGACACATTAGTTTCAATACACGCTAGGAACTTtgccaatatttaaataaattcacatttatttacatttgaatttttctattttgtcggTTTTTCACACACAATTTACACACTGGGTAAACAACACTCGGAGAGAAACTTTCGATCTGTCTCCTTCCACAGATTTTGGGACAGTGAAGCTGCTAAGGGGCCATGTGCGTAGTGGAGGCCGAGAACTTTTTTCATCCACAGGCTACAGACCCCAGCGTTCTGTCGCTTAGAAATGAGCACTAAAAATCATGCCGGGTGTTTGTTACCCAGTGGGTATGCTTAGGGCTATAACTTTACGTTTGTAACGAGAAACCTGCATCCTTAGATTTTTCATCTCTTTGCGACATTTCATAAGTTTTTTCTGATAACTTGCAGATTCTGCTTTgtatttcctaaataattttttattcaatacttcATTCTTAAAATCAATTTCACTTTCATTGACATCAGCCAAAAACTTCTTGTTCAATATGTGgctaaaattatttggttttaagCTGTTTATCAATGTACTCGTAATGCAGTCAGAATTGTTTGCTTTGCTGGAATTGGGTACTGCATCAGGAATGGATCTATCaggaaataaatccttttttataCGTAATGGCGTGGAGATATTGATTGTACATTCATCCCTCGATTCGTTTGTACTTATTCCAGAgctattttcaattgtaaattcatttttgatataATTATCGACTGGCTCACTTTTAATACATGAAATACTCGGTGCCTCCATTGAGTCATTGTCTTgacttgatgaattttcaatttttggttcaataacCGAAAATctgtaaatacaattttaagatttttgttgttTATATGTTTTAATAggtcgagaaaaaaaaattaatatgtatttatataaggtattgggatctgaaatcatgACGTCAGAAGAGGGATTTAAACAAAGATGGCCGACGACAACGGGGTCACTTTGCAACTGATACATTGTGTTGTTActgaattttaatcgtttttcgtgTTTATTATATCAAAGATGTCGCTCAGCATtgctgaaatttgtaaatttacgttATCCACTCCCTCGTGTAGAAACTTTGTGGAAGGAGAAAAGGTGTTACACGCTGGACAcatattatttgatgtaaaacaGCTGGATGATCAAACGAGCATAAAGCTaaatactttttgtttacaatcgtCCAGTTTGCGGTACCAGTTTTAACGACCTTTTCCCTGCACTACAATCTACAAAAAGGACATTTTCAGATCATAATTGNNNNNNNNNNNNNNNNNNNNNNNNNNNNNNNNNNNNNNNNNNNNNNNNNNNNNNNNNNNNNNNNNNNNNNNNNNNNNNNNNNNNNNNNNNNNNNNNNNNNGGAAATTATTCactctaataataatattaattatttcttgacagttttttaaaaacttcagctAGGCAAAactcgatttttcaaaatattttcgatatgtataaaaaataaaaacgattttgctTCATGTATTTCAGGGAACTTGTAATTAGTTCCTATCAAATTTTTGAGGTAATGAAACAAAATTATGGACAATCAAGATGACTCAAATggtatatctaaattatttataaattcaaaaagttagaaaatatatttttctctagaAAGCAATGTGAACTTATCTGTTTGAAATGAGTAATGCTCACttttaaaatgcagaaaacatACACACATATGTTTGAGGTTACCTTCTTCTCCAGTTCTAGAACATTTTCCGATGGATCATTTCTTCAGGCCCACTTTTATTAACCActttaacaaaatcttttttaagcaAGGAAAATTCATGAAACCTAACATCTAGGTTTTTTCTAGCCTTGCTTGAACATCCGAAAACAGagcaaaatcttttacttttgcttttcctcggactgaatttcgtacctagatcgtctatttctgtattatcgaacatttttttttaatttgatgatttaaatcgtagcattcgaaaaataactttatatctACTCTGAATATCACCGGAATAgcacagttttttaaaaacgacCCCGTTAATTTAATGCCAAACTTAGCCACCAGATGGCGCATCActgtatttcagatcccaatatgCTAAATGTATTATCTCTTACTCGGTAACGATCGCAGCTGAATTACTTGGTTCTATTTTTATTGGTGAATTATCAGATTCGAAAGAACAACCCTCATCGTTATCTGGTAGCTGcaaccttttgtatattaggtcATACTTTTCAGTTACATATTGCCTGTcaaataatattcaatataaattatagaacattatttttcatttgataaagttaataaattattatacataCGAAGCTCGacttctaaaattaataaaaattgatggaAAAGATCGTCGTTGAAGCAACAGTCTCTGAGTTGTACTACcagcaaaataaaaacattcttcAGGAAAATGCAAATCACAGACATAGgaatattttttctggaattctTTTTCTATACAGTTTCCGAATTTGTCTTTTATAGCTGAAAGCCATTTGTCTTGCATGTCCTGATTTGCAGGAATccttaagaatttattaaataataaagtaaataaattttctttaacctaaccttaaaatattaatgtgaatcaaatttaaactcaCTTTCGGTAACCAAGAATGATACATCCTGGATCGTCAGATTGGATTCTACAATTAGGAATAATACACTTTTTcaccattttatatttatatcaaaaataattacaatcaTAGCATACAAATCGAAGCGTATTATTTACATAAATGCGCAAGTGTAGCTAGAGTTCTCAGCCGATTATAtccacctcatctctgatattactttgagaacggtaacgagaatgagaatattaccgagaatataaccgagaaataaattctctgggAATTTAtaagaatctcagaatttattttatttaatagaaaattgaaatttttcgttaacttttcggttgaaaattcaacttttttccctggcgaaccgaaggaaccgaatggagcctctacaaagtacccgtaaagaccccattgggtccccgttcagttcctttttaaaaaactcgaaaaaacagcaaaatcaacttttaaattgttgaaattcgaattctacgtaaaAATTCCGTATAGAatgtcacggaataattgcaatagttttttcttgccacggtaaaaagttttaaatatataaaacgtaTAACGCTTATTGACTGCTCCACTtaaaacgcatcgcctgtaagtagcaatcaacaggcgttatacgtattatttttttaaaactttttaccgttgcaaaaaaaaactattgcgattattccgtgaccttctatagggaattttaacgtaaaatccgaacttaaaaagtttaatagttgattttgctgtttttcgagttcttaaaaagtaaccgaatggggacccaatggggtctttacgggtactttgtagaggctctattcggttccttggGTCCGCTagggtttttgaaaatttgtctttttttttaagtttacctgtgttagcagaaattaaatctttttttgtaaaaaaatgcaactgtttgtttagaaattaagctattatactatttacttgaaaacttaactatttcatagaaaatttgctttttgttaaaaatttatattttggtgttgaaaaatgaactgaaatatattctggatgaaagttcacttataacaacaatttttttcttattattattacaaatttatctgttttagtacaaaattgatattttttaaataaaaatgcatctatgtggtagagaatttaacaatgttgttaaaaagtcatcctttttggttagaaattcgtctttttggattgaaaatttaatttttctagtagaaaaatatttcttgttaagaaaattcatagtttgatcgtaaaaaattaactaaactcTTTTACAacagaaaatcaactatttttttgaaagtttatcttgttgatttaaaatgtcgtctgttatagaagaaattttattttttgtataaaaatgcagcttttgggtttaaaatcgtTCGgcctgataatttaactaatttgttttcaaacatttggttgaatcgctttgttaagaaatccctttttttttaaaagatttatattttaagttgaaaagttatctcttcgttttaaagtttaattatcttgttgaaaattaatcgtttttaaatgaaaattaagctACTTCGGTTAAAGTTAGagtacattgtgaaatttttctttatggaaggctcatgtctggttgaaaatttaactgtttcgtgaaaaatacttattttttgttgtttaaaattaatttttttaaaagaaaatggaactttttcatttcttaaaattgatattttttagttaaatattcgcgatttttttcataaaaatacatcagtttcgtggaaaatgaattttttgttgatctctcatttttttaaattgaatttttgtatagaaaatttatatactggTTTGAATGTTCagtaatttagataaacttttatttattttttaagtgaaaaatctttatgtgttggaaattcgtctttttggttttaaaattcttttcttttgttgtgtaaatttcattcttttttattaaaatataaactatttcacTATGTCTGAgccagaaaataatttatattcaaccgctgatattacctgaacaataaaaatattatcaaaaatctcaaattctctcaaattcttttaaattatcctaaattCTGCCATATTCTCGTTTGTATAAACTGAACTTAAAATCTcggtatttattattattattattatagagcAAAATTGAATGGGCTAATCACGTTTCTGCGCaagagatagcttatcccccagTATTTCTTTCTCTCTCACTCCGAATCGCCAAACCGGCCACAACTTTTTTACCTCACTAACGAACCTATAATAAGTTCCAAGAACTAAGAAAATGTCATTAGTTAAAAAAAGATGGAGATATCTGCGTCTCTTTTTAACCAACggtatttttttagttcttggaACTTATTATAGGTTCGCTAGCGAGGTGCCGCTTCTGTAGAGTTAGAAAATTACCGGTAACAAATATTTGGAGAAGGTAACGGAGAATGTTACCGTATGTTACTGagaattatgtttattttttaagctaaataacgtgTATACTCAATGCACTTCAACTTAAATAGCCATAAAcattaggaattaaaattattttttaattttatatacaatatacttcatattttttagaatagaattttatttatcgaataCAAAATGTTCTTTCTAACATGATCAAATTTTAGTTTCGAACaagttttaagtaaatttttacaCTCCTTAACAATTATCATTTTTCGTAT is a genomic window of Belonocnema kinseyi isolate 2016_QV_RU_SX_M_011 chromosome 8, B_treatae_v1, whole genome shotgun sequence containing:
- the LOC117178845 gene encoding uncharacterized protein LOC117178845 isoform X2, coding for MQDKWLSAIKDKFGNCIEKEFQKKYSYVCDLHFPEECFYFAGSTTQRLLLQRRSFPSIFINFRSRASQYVTEKYDLIYKRLQLPDNDEGCSFESDNSPIKIEPSNSAAIVTEFSVIEPKIENSSSQDNDSMEAPSISCIKSEPVDNYIKNEFTIENSSGISTNESRDECTINISTPLRIKKDLFPDRSIPDAVPNSSKANNSDCITSTLINSLKPNNFSHILNKKFLADVNESEIDFKNEVLNKKLFRKYKAESASYQKKLMKCRKEMKNLRMQVSRYKRKVIALSIPTG
- the LOC117178845 gene encoding uncharacterized protein LOC117178845 isoform X1, which encodes MVKKCIIPNCRIQSDDPGCIILGYRKIPANQDMQDKWLSAIKDKFGNCIEKEFQKKYSYVCDLHFPEECFYFAGSTTQRLLLQRRSFPSIFINFRSRASQYVTEKYDLIYKRLQLPDNDEGCSFESDNSPIKIEPSNSAAIVTEFSVIEPKIENSSSQDNDSMEAPSISCIKSEPVDNYIKNEFTIENSSGISTNESRDECTINISTPLRIKKDLFPDRSIPDAVPNSSKANNSDCITSTLINSLKPNNFSHILNKKFLADVNESEIDFKNEVLNKKLFRKYKAESASYQKKLMKCRKEMKNLRMQVSRYKRKVIALSIPTG
- the LOC117178845 gene encoding uncharacterized protein LOC117178845 isoform X3, whose protein sequence is MVKKCIIPNCRIQSDDPGCIILGYRKQYVTEKYDLIYKRLQLPDNDEGCSFESDNSPIKIEPSNSAAIVTEFSVIEPKIENSSSQDNDSMEAPSISCIKSEPVDNYIKNEFTIENSSGISTNESRDECTINISTPLRIKKDLFPDRSIPDAVPNSSKANNSDCITSTLINSLKPNNFSHILNKKFLADVNESEIDFKNEVLNKKLFRKYKAESASYQKKLMKCRKEMKNLRMQVSRYKRKVIALSIPTG